TTTTGGAATATTTGGCGGacatgtggcccagtgatagagttgcattggtgcaacctagaggtcgcAGGTTTAATTCCTGGAAACatcctccacatattatgtgggaggtAATGTCCGCGTACATCCTGCCTGTCCCTAAACCcacccactgtgggagccttgtgcactagAGTTGTTTACTTTCATGGGCAAACATGTGGCAATGGCAAGGTCCACTCACTGTGAGGACCTTGTGGATGtgagttgttttttttcccaGCCTTGCTGACTTGCAAATTTGGTCTCTTTCTTGGGCTGCACCTTCTTGTCTCcgcttaataattttttttctttctcaaaattatTTAGTCTCCTtagttttgttttcttgtatttGGCTGGCCAGTCCTGGTTCCTCACCAGTAATATTTGATCTATTAAAAAATTGCAGTTACTAAACTTCAGCTTGGTAATTATATGCAAGCCttagtttggactttggatagCTTCATTTTGGGATTTTAAATGTATGAACTATCTGAATACTATGTGTAGAACGTCATGAGTGGCTTGTTTATATTTGCAGCTTGAGTATGACATCTTGGAATATGTTGCAATTGAGCGATTGGCACTGGGTGGACGTGATAAGCTAAAAGATGATGGTCTAAATTTGTCAGACTGGCTTCAATCATTGGCTTCATTTTGGGGTCACCTGTATGTTCACTTATCTTACTCTGTTTCCTATTGTATAAGTTTTTATGCATCACTAAATATCATAGTTTGGGAGTTTTATCTgcacttttttttgaaaagtttaTTTTATGTCTTTGATGGTTTTAGCATTGGCTATGTGGGATTGACATGCTTGTTGTATATATGTAGAGTATGTCTTGTGTTGCAATACAAAGAAAATGTACGTTATAGTTGTACGTTGGTGGTTGGAACTTGgggttcctttttttttcaattttgtatttTGCATGGCTGTTTTAAGCTGTTCGGAGGATGTTTATTTACGGTGGTCCTTTGTCAAGCTAGAACAACTCTGAATGTTATGAAAAATAAGGGAAGACTATGATGCAGTCGAAAGCCCAAAATTGACACTAAATCAATGTTTAAGCCAAGAACACAAAGTTACTGGAATCCATCAAGAAGAAAATCACTCTCAAAAGTATTTTTATTAATAGTTGGATTAATCTCCTAGGAGACTAACCCTAGGCAGCACCAACTCGGACACGGGATGCGGGTGCGGGGACACAACGATTCGAAAATCCTCTAAGAATCCAGGATGTGGGTGCGAGGGGAACTCgacaaataataaatatttttttaatattaattgaaaCATTCcgtttaaaaatataaaatattgttcgcaatataattttttttaaatgagtgTTCCATAATTGAGATATGGTGTGGCCTGCTGCCTTAACTCCCGCACTGTATAAACTAGATGGTTgtaaaaaaagagagggaggGGGCTTTAAGTCTTTAACCATTTATATTCAATGTGCTAGCTTATAACTTTACTGTCATGAGCAATAAATAGCATTGCACTTGAACAGATGTCTCATCAAAAAGAATGAGAGAGAGTTTTATTGGGACTCCCACACACACTCACACCCTTCATTAGTGTTGGCTGATAAGCAATGGTTTTGTGCTTTCATCATAGTATCATAGGTGTCAAGGGCGCAAAGGGTCTTCTATCGCTTAGGCACAAGGCACACGCCTGAGCGAAGAAAAGCGcaaaattaaacatgaaaataaaattaattctaATAAATAGAGAAATTCAACATAACAAACTGATAAGTCATAATATCAACCACAGTACAAAAGTCTAAAAATAAACTCAATTCATAATCATAATTCACAACTCATAACATCATATAATCTTAAGttttaacaaaataaattcaagtCATAAAGCACTAACCATCATTCcatcatatcatcatcattgcCACCAAAACTACCATCTATGCTTCCATCCTCctcatcataatcatcatcttTAGAGTTATAGCCATCAACTATGGTACATGCTGTCTCCAAGAACACCAATTGCTCCAACAGGGAGCCTGCAAAAGGAAGCTTAAAGTAATTGTGGATTTgtgttatttacttattttcgTTTTGGCATTTCAGCATGAAAACATGTGCTTTATTTGTCCAATTTGTTTCTCCTTTCTTGAGATTTTGTGAAACTTTACTTACTGAGGGAGTTTTCATTGCTATTAGGTGTAAGAAGTACCCTTCAATGGAGTTGAGGGGCCTATTCCAGTATCTCGTGAACCAGTTGAAAAGAGGACTGGGAATTGAGCTTGTACTCCTGCAGGTAAGATTGAGGTCTGCCATGTAGGGCTCAGGTTCTGGCCAATTATTAGCAGTTATTAATTGTACTCTATATTTATTCAGGAGCTTGTTCAACAAATGGCAAATGTCCAGTACACTGAGAACCTGACGGAGGAACAGTTAGATGCCATGGCAGGGAGTGAGACTCTCCGCTATCAAGCTACTTCATTTGGAGTAACTCGCAATAATAAGGTTCCTTATGTTTCTTTGCTTTTGAACATCAATGAGTCTGAGTTTATCAACTTTTGCGAATATTTATCCAATTGAACTTGGCAGCTTAGTGTGTAAAATCATTGGAGTCTAGGATACCAACTATGATGTGCTTTCTGAAAATAAACTTAGAATAGATGATTTTCCAGCACTTTTTCAATGTCTTTTTTCCAGTGAAGATGACATTTAAATGTTGTAACTGTTGTTGATGTCATACTTTTGATTCCATTGCTGCTTGTGATATAATAGGTTACATATCTGTCACCTTTTCATCTGATTAATTATCTCAACCTACTTTCTTTGGTGACAATTGATGAAATTCTTATCCACACTCTCGTGCGGCCTGAGCTATTTGCACAATGTTGTCATGTTTTATGACATGATGATTCATTTTATGTATAAATGTACTTTGTCACTATGGTTAAAAATGTGGctcattgatattcattgcggTATGCCTATTTTTAGTCGTTAGTAGCTAGTTGATTGAAAACTTTGATAGTGCACACGGAGGGTATGGGTTTGGGGATAGAAATGAAGCTGGAGAAACTATTTTAGAGTTTTCCGTGTCGTATGATTTGTGACTAGTAAACACTTGGTTTAAGAGTGGACATAACTCCAGTCAGATAGATTTCATTCTCACGCGAAAGAATAGATAGGAGACTTTGTAAGGACTGTAAAGTGATCCCTGGGGAGAGTAACTTCACAACATATAATGGTAGTGGCTGACATTTGTTTTAAAAGATGGCCTAGAAGAAGTAAAGTAGCACGAGAATATAAAATTAGGTGGTGGAATCTAAAAGGGGATGAGTATATAgcttttatggaaaatttactTAATAATCAAATTGGGGTTTAGTTGAGGAAACAAATTATATGTGGGGAGAGATGATGACTTATATCAAACAAGTAGCAGAAGAGGTAATTGGTGAGTCGAAAGGCCCTATACCTAAAGGCTAAGAAACATGGTGGTGGAATGAGGATGTTGAAAAAGCAATTAGGACTAAGAGAGCATGTTGTGGGAAGTTACATAATGGTAGGGAAGATAATAGTTATGAAACACACAAAATAGCCATACAAGACGCTAAGAAGATCATAGGAGAGGCACATCACAAAGTATATGCTGAGCTATATAACAAGTTAGTTATAAGAGATGGAGAGATATTTATAGGATAGCCAAAACACGTGAAAGGAAAACTAGGGACctaaatcatttaaaatgcATCAAGGATATAGACAATTGAGTTATGGTGAAAGACGTATAAATTAATGAGAGGTGGAGACATTACTTCAATAAGCTGCTTAATGGTGGTCATGGAGGGAACATTGAAAATCTCCCCGTCTCATGAAAATAGGGATCCGTGGTATGTAGACGTATTCGAGTGACTTAAGTGAAGGAAGctttaaagaaaatgaaaggggGTAAAGCCATGAGATCGGATGGAATTCCAATTGAAGTGTAGAAGTGCATAGGAGATTTAGGTATAGTATGGCTCACTAGgttatttaatcaaattattaagacTCATCAGATGCCTGATGAGTGGAGGAAAAGCACTATAGTACCTATATACAAAAATAAAGGTGATATCCAAAGTTGTAACAATTATAGGGTCATCAAACTTATGAGGCACACATTAAAACTTTGGGAAAGAGTTGTGGAGCAGAGATTGAGATTGGTATCCACGATATCCAAAAATCAATTTGGCTTTATGCTGGGACGATCCACAACGGATGTGATATTTTTATTAAGGGGACTTGTagaaaaatatagacaaaaggaaaaaaggacCTTCATGCAGTATTTATATATTGAGAGAAGACATATGATAGGGTGCCTAGGGAAGTAATGAGATTGATTTTAGAGGAGAGAGGATTTCTGATTAGCTATATCAATAATTAAGGATATGTATGAAGGAGCCGTAGCTAATGTTAGGACCTATTGGAGGAGTTACATGGGAGTTTCCCATCAAAATAGGATTACACCAAGGATCGACACTAAGCCTGTTCCTATTTATTATAATGATGGATGAATTCACACGACATATCCAAGGCGAGGTACCTTAGTGCATTTTGTTTTGTGTATGTCCTTGCATTCATTCGAGACGTGAGCAAAACTTAGATTGGAGAAGAATATGTGGATGAGGCGATATTGGGGGTTAACTCAAAACTCGAATTAACTCAAAACTCGAATTATGGAGACAAGCATTAGAGTCTAAGGGATTTAAACTAAGTAGGACAAGAAAAGtatatatgaaatgtaagtttaaaCAAGGAAATGCACAAGCAATTGAACTATATGGGAGACAAGTAACAAAAAGTAAGTTTGAATATCTTGGATCGATTTTCCAAGAAGACGGAGACTTAAGTAATGATGtagttaataggattaaaaacggGTGGAGTAAGTGGAAGAGTGCATCTAGGGTTTTATGCGACAAAAGGATTCCCTTAAGgttgaagggaaaattctataggtcCGCTGATGTATGGTTCTATGTGTTGGGCtatcaagagacaacatatccaaaaaatgcatgtagcagaaatgcgaatgtttcgttggatgtgtggtcacactagGAAAGATAGGATAAGCAATAAGATTATTATATCTATGGTAGGAGTAGCACCTATTGAAGAAAGTTATGTGAAAATTGTTTCAGATGGTATGGGCATGTTCAACGTATAGATAGTGGTGCAGCGGTGAGGAGGaacgagagaatttgtatagtcTAGTAGGAGGCGGCGACGAAGACTTAAAAATATATGGCTGGAAGTAATAAGAGATGATATGAACTTaataggtgtggatgaatgtatgatcatgatagaaatgaatggagaaaacgaaTATATGTAGTGGATTCCCattgatgttctcataaactcatgtagccgaccccagatttttgggataaaggctttgatgatgatgatgaggagtaGTAGTTAGTAGATTGTTCCCTTATCAGAATGGTGCAGGATCGGACCCAGAGTCTTCATTCTTGCTAGGTTTGGCACTTGGGGTTCATAAATTTTTAATGGGTGGGTTCGATAGTTGGGTCAACTGTTGGCCCTAAGAGTTGAGACTTTAGTCACTTAAGGGAATTACAAATAGGTCTGTGGCTTGATTGCTGGGCTTCAGTGGGGGCAAATAGGGAAATCCTGTGGGCAATTGACTCACTGAGATGAACGTGGGTCTGCCCCTGGAATGGTGGAATCCTTCCTAACTTGGTAAAATAATGCATATCCTCTCAAGTTTTGATTGATCAGGTGGGATTTCATTCTATAATTGCTTATTGGCCCGTGTATAAAAACTACTATAGAGAAAAAATGATGCATTCCTCGCCCCTCGTCTGAGCATATCCTTTGTATCACAAATATGAGTTCCTTTGACATTCAATATATAACCTTAGTTTTGTGAATTTATGAATGCTTTGCTGATGCTCTGAATCTGGGATTCATCAATATATGGACTAGTATTGTTGAAAATTTTAGCGTTTCGAAAAAATGCGTTATTTTCATTTTAAGGtgtttctttccaaacttcttGCTGTAGATCTTTCTGGAACTAAATAGCATCTATCACACGTTGAACACAATAATTTGTTTATGCAGGCATTGATCAAATCCACTAACAGGCTACGGGATGCGTTGCTTCCAAAGGATGAACCCAAGTTGGCAATCCCTCTATTGTTACTTATTGCCCAGCATCGTTCTGTGTAAGCTACATCTTTTTATCATACAACTCTTGAGGTTATACATATgctttttcttcaatattaaTTCAGATATTTGTCTTGCATATGTGAAAATTTCCGATGGGCATCATAATACTTTGTCGTTTCCTATGAATGAACTTCTACATCCTCTGTTTATTTTCGTTTTCATTGGATCAACTGACTTGATATTGACATTGGCCTGATATATATGTACAAGTTAGGGAACGCTCTTTTTCCTTGTCATGATGCATACTAAAAAGGTTCAGTTCAGTGTTTAGAGACTTGGACATTTACCATGTGGACATATGTTTCCAATGACTAAAGTGCGCTTCTGATTTTTGCTTGCTTGATAGAGAGATACCAATGATCTTGAATCTTAATTAAGTAGAGGATAGAAATAATTTTGAATCTTGATGCTTTGCGTAGAAGAAAATATGCTTGTAGTTTTGATGGGAAAGTAAACGATATTTGATGCCCTATCTGGGCAGTCTGATATGCACTAAATATAACTAAAGTTTCCCCTATCAATTACAAGAAGGTGTTGGATTGACATGATAAAGTGTAGGCCGCATCAATATGTCATGGACTTGAAGCAAGCACACAAGGAGTCATCAGCTTCTATACATCTACTTGAATTATGCATATGACCATATGATGCAATTGTGGTTGAATACATATTATCTGCATAAATTGACGCTTAGCACGTGTCATTTTCTTCGTTGGACTTGATCTGGTCTTTATTTGTCCTGTAGGGTTGTCATAAATGCAGATGCACCTTACATTAAGATGGTCAGCGAGCAGTTTGATAGATGCCATGGAACTCTTCTTCAGTATGTGGAATTTCTTTGCAGCGCGGTTACCCCGACTACTGCTTATGCCCAGCTCATTCCGTCACTTGATGATCTTCTCCACCTCTACCACCTGGATCCTGAGGTCTCTCTCTAGTGATAAAGCCGTTGAGCCTCTGTATTTCTTGTTATATTTTACTTCATTAACTACTTGATCAAGAATTATTTGCCCAAGGTACTCCTATATTTAAATGTCACTTTCATTGTGCTTTGCCCCTCCTGATGTAGGTTGCTTTCCTCATATATCGTCCTGTAATGAGGCTCTTCAAGTGTCATGGGAGTTTTGATATTTTCTGGCCTTTGAATGATAATGAAGCTGCAAACAATTCAACTTTCTCAGCAGAAAATACTGGCAAATTGATTCTGGATCTTGGCACTCAGAAGCCcatgatgtaataattcaaacctTTGATGGTTTCAgagatttttttaataagtaCTTATGGCATATTGTGGTTGTTTTTTCTCCTGTTCTTTCTCATTGTTcaatttattcagccactgtcATAGGGTATAGTTACAGGTCTAGATTCTGAAATTCTATTGCTTATCTTTAGTTTTACCAGTTTAAGCAGTTATTTGTTCATCCATCTCAAACCCTCATGCAATCTTACGCAGGTGGTCAGATCTTCTTGACACTGTTAAGACCATGCTGCCTTCGAAAGCTTGGAATAGCCTTTCTCCTGACCTTTATGCAACTTTCTGGGGCCTTACCCTTTATGATCTTTATGTTCCTAATAGTCGTTATGCATCTGAAATAGCCAAGCAGCATGCTGCTCTGAAAGCCCTTGAGGAAATTTCTGACAATTCAAGCTCTGCAAtcaccaaaagaaagaaagacaaagaaAGAATTCAAGAATCTCTAGATCGTCTTATGAGTGAACTCCATAAGCATGAAGAACATGTTGCATCTGTTCGTAGACGGCTTTCCCACGAAAAGGACAACTGGTTGAGTTCTTGTCCCGATACTCTGAAAATCAATATGGAATTCCTCCAGCGTTGTATTTTTCCACGCTGTACATTCAGCATGCCAGATGCTGTCTACTGTGCCATGTTTGTTCACACTCTTCATTCTCTTGGGACACCATTTTTTAACACTGTCaaccacattgatgttttgataTGTAAAACCTTACAACCTATGATATGCTGTTGTACTGAATATGAAGTGGGTAGACTTGGGAGGTTTTTGTATGAGACGTTAAAGATTGCTTATCATTGGAAGGTGATTACCACTTTAATACTTTATActtgtatttttcatttgatatttaattttgtttttgatattttttctgATTAACTTTCTtaatattgttttcttttatatctTTTTGATGTTTAATATTTATGAATACTCTGTTTCCAGAGTGACGAATCCATATATGAACGTGAGTGTGGAAATATGCCTGGCTTTGCCGTGTATTATAGGTATCCCAACAGTCAGCGTGTTACTTATGGCCAGTTCGTTAAGGTGAGTCCTCTGAACCCTGATTTATATAAATTGTGATCAATTGAGTGGCAGTTGATTTGTACGGGAATCACTTAAACAAGTTTATGCTTCTCCTCCTGCAGCTTCCCACCTTCCTTTAAATAACATTATTTGTTCATCTTTTTTAGTAGGTCTCCTTTCTGTATGTTGGTAGTGCATCTATTGCTGTATTTGTATCACTGGAAATCCTTGCTAATgtgaaaatatttaaaaaagtaATTTTAAGGAACATAATATGTTTCATATTATTTTCTGGTGCTTGTTGGTTGGGAGCTGTATGTAGTTTAAATCATCTAAGGTTGTTAATGCTGGTAGTCAGTGGCAAGCACATTGGTCGCAAAGGCCGGTCGATGCCTTTTATTGGTGTAACGTAGCCGTTTAAAAATTAGTTTCAGAGAAAGCAACATCACAGCAGTGGGGTCTTCTGTTGATGGTAATTTGATGGCTGAGGGTTTTTTGTTGCGTAACAGCAAATCTGCCTATTCAGTATCTGGACCTTCCTCTTGATGCCAAGTTCAAAGATGGCTTCATCTGGAATCTTATTTTGGACAGGTTTGAGAAGAGACTTGCTGGCTTGGAAAAAGACTCATCTTTCTATAGCAGGTTGACTAACTTTGTTCAAAAGCACCCTTTCAAGCCTCCTGTTTTACTTTGTCTCTTGTTCCACTGCCATGTTCTATCGCTGCCAAGTTAAAATCCATTTATAGAAGGTTCTTTTGGGGAGATGGTGAGAGTAGCAGAAAATACCACCTGATCTCGTGAGATATCTGTAAAATTCCTCAAGAATTATGAGGCTGAGGCATTACTTCTCTATGATCTTTCACAAAAGCACCCGTGGAGAAGTGGATTTGGAAGTTTTGTATGTGCAAAGAGCAGCTCTGGAGGAGGCTCATTGTGGAGTTGATGACTGTAATTTGATGTCAATTCAGAAAAGGGAAGCTTATGGTACTGGGTTATGGAACAACATCCGGAAAGAGAGGGATAATTGGGAAGCTCTCAACTTTCATTGAGGTGGAAGAGGGGATAAGGTTAAATTTTGGCATAACATCTGGATTGATGGTGCTACCCTGAAAGCTTGATTCCCATCGCTTTTTAATTTAGCAACCAATAACGAAGCTACTGTTAAAGTTTAGCTTTAAGGTTAACGATAATGTTAGCACCTCCTCTGGGAACCTTGTCTAAAATATCAATGTCTCTAGGAGCGTTCATGATTGGGAAGTGGATTCAATTATGAGTTTATGGTTGCTGCTTGACAAGCAAGATTTTCATGTTAACGAGGATGACAAAATATGTTGGAAATTCTCTGAAGACAGAAAATTCTCTGTGAGATCATATTACAGTGAGTTGATTAAAGACTGGCTTCTTCTAGGGAACCATTCCTTCCCTTCACAGATAATATGGAAGGCTAAAATCTCTAAAAAGGTGTCCTTTTTCCTAGGTGAAGCTCTGTGGAATAGAGTACTTACCATATGTATAACTTGCAGAGGAGACGTTTACACCTTACCAATAGACGTGATCTTTATAAGGAGAACGCCGAATCACTTAATCAGATTCTCCTCTATAACTGGAGTAGAAAGATGTGGGCACTATGTGGAACTTGATTGGGTTAACTGGGTGATAAGCAAGGACCTGTCATCAGAAATGGTAGCCTGGAAGATTCTTgggaaaggaaaataaaagatgAAGACTATTCAGAGCATCCCAGTGATCACATGATGGCTAATCTGGCTAGAAAGGAATAACTGAATTTTCTCAGATAAAGAGACGGATCTAAACATGTTCTTAGGTAATTGGCTTAGTACCGCTAGATTCTGGCTTTCCAGGCTTCCTAGCAACTTAACTGGATGCCATAAGGCTAGCTAGCTTTTGTGgtgttgttcttttttcttttttttctgctcaaggttctttcttttgtttgacaTATCTCGTGTACTCCTCATTTTGCAATAAGCGTTGCAAGTTTTTGTTTGGTGTCTAAccttaataaattttttctgCTTTCAAAATAAAAGGGTACTGCAGTGCGGTACTGCCATGTGGTAGCAGACACTGGTAATTGCCAGTCATTGCCTGTGGTCATTgatctttttttaaattaatctTATGGCTCTAATATATGTGCAAAAATAACTCGAAACTCACAGAAGAAAGTTCCAATGTCAAGCTTGATTTCATCGACTTGGGAAATATTTCCCATTGATGCTGCACCACTGCCATATACCGCACAACATATGCTCTGTTAACTTACAGAGCATAGTTCCTTTGGTATCTTTCGTCACATATAGACATTATTGActgatttttttgttattccGGTAGGTACACTGGAAATGGAGTCGAAGAATCACACACTTGTTGATTCAGTGCTTGGAATCTACTGAGTACATGGAGATTCGTAATGCCCTTATAATGTTGACGAAAATTTCTGGTGTATTCCCGGTCACTCGGAAGAGTGGAATTAACCTTGAAAAACGAGTAAGAGATTAAGAATATTGGGTTCTTCTCTATCAATATCATTGCCCAAACTGAATTAGTTTGGAATACTTTCCTTCTCAAAATGCATCCATTTCTTTCTGCCTTTACAGGTAGCTAAAATCAAGAGTGACGAAAGAGAGGATCTCAAGGTCCTTGCAACGGGTGTTGCTGCAGCTTTGGCTGCTAGAAAAGTGAGCAAAGGGTTCAATTGTgcgttctttttcttttttcattttgactATGAACATTCACCATTTTTTGCTCTTGCAGCCTTCGTGGGTCACAGATGAAGAGTTTGGCATGGGATATGTTGATTTAAAACCTGCTTCCTCAGTTGCAGGGAGGTCTCTTGCTGCTGGTAATGTAGTAGCTATACAAAATGGTTCTACTCTTACTATTACTCAAAATGAATCTTCTAGAGGAAAGTCAGTTGCTACCATAACCCAACATGCAGATTCTGGAAGAGAGCAGGCATTGAGGGCAAAAGCTTTTGATGTGATATTGGAAAGAACTGAAGGTGCGTCGCTGAAGGCTGACCAAGGTCatctaaaattaaaaagtggttcATTGGTCAATAAGCTTGAGGCTCAGTCAACATTTACCCAAGTTGCTGGGAAAGCTGGAACATCAAGCTTGGCAGAAAATCAGAAAGAGATGGATGAATCTACAAATAAGACATTGGATGAAAATGCAGCCAAAGTTGCCCCAAAGAACCATGTGGAGTCTGAGGTATTATCTTGGTTTTTATGTATTCAATTTCAATAGCTACATGTGCTTTACTTTTCTTTAATAACTTCTGTGGCCAATAGCATTTTACTTTAGTGGCATCCTCTTGAGGTATTGACTACTATTTGCACCCAGCTTTAATGTACTGGGCTCAATCATGGTAAAGTATGTGTGTTTATGTTATAAATCATCTAATGTTGGATTTTGATGCATATTTAGAAGTTTTGCATCTTCAAGTTTTGAAGAGTTTACCTCATCCACCCTCTAGATCTCCTATATGCTCTGCTCTCCTCACCATCCCTTTTGTCAAATACAAATGAGCCCTCTTTTGTTGTCCAATTTCCAGACAAATGCCAGCCTGAATGTTCCATGTTTGGAGCAggcaaattaaagaaaattacatAGCGGGGAAAGGTTAAGCAATTAAGTTCCAGGGGCAAGCCTCTTTGTGGTGTCATTGGAAGCAATATTAGGTCTCGTGGCCCCATATTCTGTGGTGGTCTTATTGTAGAATACGTACTGTTTTATGGTTGTTACCAGATGCACTGATCAAGTTTGGAAGCAGGAGTTCTGTCATTGCTCCTTGCAAATAAGTGAAACATGTGAAATCATGTTTAGTTAACAACACTTCATTGATAAGATGAACCTCAACGCAATCTTTTCATATATTTACATACATAAGAGGGGGGTGGCAGGTGAATTGAACAATAGAGAGAAATGAGTTAATGGATCTGTTTTATTgtcatatttttgtttgtttgctgtCTCCACTTGAGCTTCTCATTGTCTCAAGTAACTCTCTGTCTAGTTTTCTTGTGGTGATGATTGTTTGAGATGCATAGTCTCCTCATCTTCTGCTtgtaaatttgttatttgtttcttgATCTCTCCTCGATTATAGAGTATAAAGCCTGGAAAACATTAGTTTTGTTTCATCAAGTGATGAACTTATAATAATTTCTTTACCTTCTTATATCTCATTCCCTAAACTCCCCTCCCTCCTCCCACCCTGTTTTCCAACTAttacatttttcatgttgacAGTTGAAAGCTTCAGTAAAGCGGTCAGTGGTTACTGGATCACATACTAGGTTACCGAAGCAAGATCTTGCCAAAGATGAGCCTAAATCTGGAAAGCCTGCTGCCCGAGCATCAGGTACTTCGAGCAACGATAGAGATGCTTCAAGTCACACAGAGGGTAGGCAAGCCAGTgctgcaaatgtttcttcactTGCTACCAATGGTAACAATAAAGGTTCAACTTCATCTACAAGATCCTCAGATATTCATGGTACGGAATTGAAAGCTGATCCTGGAGTTGCAAGACCTGATATGAGGTATTCTACTCCAAGAGAAGATGAGTTTGAAGTTGCTGATGCACTACGAGCCCCTGCTTCTCGGCTTGGTCAATCTCCTAGGCATGATAATGCTGCCACTTCATCAAAGGCCAGTGACAAGCTGCAAAAGAGAAGTAGTCCTGCTGATGGGCCCGAGAGGCTAAGTAAACGCCGGAAAGGAGATGCTGATTCAAGCTTAGAGGGCGAAGTTCGATTTTCTGACAGGGAAAGATCCACAGATGCTCGATCTGTGGATCTTAACAAATCAGGTGCTGAAGAGCCAATTATCCATCGGACTACAGATAAGCCTTTGGACAGGTCAAAAGACAAGGGAAATGAAAGATATGACAGGGATTACAGGGAAAGGTCAGAGCGTCCTGAGAAGTCACGT
The window above is part of the Tripterygium wilfordii isolate XIE 37 chromosome 3, ASM1340144v1, whole genome shotgun sequence genome. Proteins encoded here:
- the LOC119984340 gene encoding THO complex subunit 2 isoform X1, with the protein product MSVPAFECIYVTEECIREWKGGNSSFRITDTVSTLRFLYELCWAMVRGELPFQKCKAALDSVEFVNQVSDTELSSSLTDIVTQMAQDLTMPGEHRARLINLAKWLVESALVPVRLFQERCEEEFLWEAEMIKIKAQDLKGKEVRVNTRLLYQQTKFNLLREESEGYAKLVTLLCRGSKNSTQNASAATIGIIKSLIGHFDLDPNRVFDIVLECFELQLDSNVFLGLIPIFPRSHASQILGFKFQYYQRMEINGAVPFDLYKLTALLVKEDFIDLDSIYVHLLPKDDEAFEHYNAFSTKRLDEANKIGKINLAATGKDLMDDEKQGDVSVDLFAALDTEAEAVNERSLELENSQTLGLLTGFLCVDDWYHAHMLLDRLSSLNPVAHIRIGNGLFRLIEKSISPAYDMVRQTHLRSLGSLYGAPIDAMDTTNSPEHVPSINLPRELFQMLATAGPYLCRDTLLLQKVCRVLRGYYLSAVELVGSGDGAASTQPILGVNGNAHLHLKEAQLRVEEALGTCLLPSIQLIPANPAVGQEIWEVMSLLPYEVRYRLYGEWEKEDERNPMVLAARQTAKLDTRRILKRLAKENLKQLGRMVAKLAHANPMTVLRTIVHQIEAYRDMITPVVDAFKYLTQLEYDILEYVAIERLALGGRDKLKDDGLNLSDWLQSLASFWGHLCKKYPSMELRGLFQYLVNQLKRGLGIELVLLQELVQQMANVQYTENLTEEQLDAMAGSETLRYQATSFGVTRNNKALIKSTNRLRDALLPKDEPKLAIPLLLLIAQHRSVVVINADAPYIKMVSEQFDRCHGTLLQYVEFLCSAVTPTTAYAQLIPSLDDLLHLYHLDPEVAFLIYRPVMRLFKCHGSFDIFWPLNDNEAANNSTFSAENTGKLILDLGTQKPMMWSDLLDTVKTMLPSKAWNSLSPDLYATFWGLTLYDLYVPNSRYASEIAKQHAALKALEEISDNSSSAITKRKKDKERIQESLDRLMSELHKHEEHVASVRRRLSHEKDNWLSSCPDTLKINMEFLQRCIFPRCTFSMPDAVYCAMFVHTLHSLGTPFFNTVNHIDVLICKTLQPMICCCTEYEVGRLGRFLYETLKIAYHWKSDESIYERECGNMPGFAVYYRYPNSQRVTYGQFVKVHWKWSRRITHLLIQCLESTEYMEIRNALIMLTKISGVFPVTRKSGINLEKRVAKIKSDEREDLKVLATGVAAALAARKPSWVTDEEFGMGYVDLKPASSVAGRSLAAGNVVAIQNGSTLTITQNESSRGKSVATITQHADSGREQALRAKAFDVILERTEGASLKADQGHLKLKSGSLVNKLEAQSTFTQVAGKAGTSSLAENQKEMDESTNKTLDENAAKVAPKNHVESELKASVKRSVVTGSHTRLPKQDLAKDEPKSGKPAARASGTSSNDRDASSHTEGRQASAANVSSLATNGNNKGSTSSTRSSDIHGTELKADPGVARPDMRYSTPREDEFEVADALRAPASRLGQSPRHDNAATSSKASDKLQKRSSPADGPERLSKRRKGDADSSLEGEVRFSDRERSTDARSVDLNKSGAEEPIIHRTTDKPLDRSKDKGNERYDRDYRERSERPEKSRADDLLAEKPRDRSMERYGRERSVERVQERGSDRNFDRLADKAKEERNRDDRSKVRYSDTSAEKSHVDDQFHGQNLPPPPPLPPHMVPQSVNAGRRDEDADRRFGTARHTQKLSPRHEDKERRRSEENSSISQEDAKRRREEELRERKREERDGHSTKVEEREREREREREREKANLLKDENDASAASKRRKLKREQLPSGEAGEYSPVAPPPPPLAMSLSFDGRERGDRKGGMIQRTGYLEEPAMRIHGKEVSNKMTRREAEQMYDREWDDEKRQRAEPKRRHRK